DNA from Homo sapiens chromosome 1, GRCh38.p14 Primary Assembly:
TGGCACTTGTGACCGGTTCAGTGGTTGTGTCTGCCCCTCTGGGTGGCATGGAGTGCACTGTGAGAAGTCAGGTATAAGCACTATGACCTCTGAGAGCCCCCCAAGATAAGTCGGCCTTTACCAAACACATCTCCCCGGTGGAAGAGAGTAGTCCCTCCTTTCCCTACGAGGGTCCAagtcctgccctcagggagcttagaGTCTGATGGACAGGGAGCTCTGGCAGGGAGTCAGTCTGGTAGGGAGTCAGTCCAGCAGGGAGCCAGTCCAGCAAGGAGCTCACTGCCAGCCAGCCATAGTGGAAAGGGCAGCAGCCCAGAGAATGTGGGAGCCCAGAGGATGCCCCTGGGCAGACTGAGCAGGTCAGAGAAGGGTCTGGAAGCAGGTGTGATCTGAGATTAGATATGAAGGACAAAAGAGAGATAACTGAGGAAAGAACAAGAGCAAAGACCCAGGGATTGGGGACTCAGGTTTGGGTGCCAGGACAGTGGAGTAGGGGACCCAGGGATTGGGGACTCAGGTTTGGGTGCCAGGACAGTGGAGTAGGGGACCCAGGGATTGGGGACTCAGGTTTGGGTGCCAGGACAGTGGGGTAGGGGACCCAGGGATTGGGGACTCAGGTTTGGGTACCAGGACAGTGGAGTGGGGGACTGGGGAAATGGTCAGAAGAGGTCAAATCGTGGGGCCTTTGAATGAAGGCCAAAGAGTTTGCACTTCATATGATGGGGCAAGAGGGAATTGTTAAAAAGGAACAAGGTAGTCAGATCCGTGTTGGAGAAAGGACCCCTAGCTGCTGGCCGGGGAGCGGGAGCAGGAGACCCTCGAGGACTCTGTACCTAGGGACCAGAAATGATGAGGCCTGAGCTAGTGTGCTGGCTGGGAGGATGGTGAGGGGTCTGCTGGCAGGTATTAGACGGTATCGGGAAGTGGGGAGGTGGTTAGGAAGTAGACTTTGCAGCTGATGGGATGTGGGGCTGGGACGCTGGAGGAGTCATGCGGGCCTTTGCTGGTTTTCAGGCTGGAGGGACTGGGTAGATACCTCCACTGAGAAACAGAACACGGATGAGGGGCGCTTTGGTGGTCACGTGTCTGCCCCTGTGGGAGCTCCAGGATGAGTGTCCTTTCTCCCCAGACCGGATCCCCCAGATCCTCAACATGGCCTCAGAACTGGAGTTCAACTTAGAGACGATGCCCCGGATCAACTGTGCAGCTGCAGGGAACCCCTTCCCCGTGCGGGGCAGCATAGAGCTACGCAAGCCAGACGGCACTGTGCTCCTGGTCAGCCCCCAATCACCCCAACCCACCAGCCCCTCAGGCCGCCTGCTTCACAGCTGATCCCTAAGACCCCCTAGTCCCTCAGAACTTTCTGCAGGGCCCACCCATTGGCCTGACCATTGCTCACATGAGGTCAGGCTGATTGGTGAGGGGGCTGCCACTGGGCCTCTGTCCTGCCATCAGTCCAGACGGACACCTGGGTGCCTGCCACAGAGGTGCCCGTTCCCTGTGACCTGTCCCCTTCCCCCATCTCTTTTAGTCCACCAAGGCCATTGTGGAGCCAGAGAAGACCACAGCTGAGTTCGAGGTGCCCCGCTTGGTTCTTGCGGACAGTGGGTTCTGGGAGTGCCGTGTGTCCACATCTGGCGGCCAAGACAGCCGGCGCTTCAAGGTCAATGTGAAAGGTCAGTGATGTCCTAGGTCCACAGGGAATGGACGGTGAGCAGAGTAGGCTCTAGAtgatgctgctcaggctggagataCTAGCAGGAAGGACAAGGACATCTAAGGTCATAGCCTAGCACCAGACAAAAAGCGGGGTTGTGGTCAACCAGAGGTCCGGGCTGGGCAGtgtcaaggctggagtacagcttAGACCCATCTGGAAAGGACATCCCGTGCCCCAGAAACTGGGGACACTCTCCAGCCCCGCCCTTCCTCCTGCCCAGCCATGCTGTCCCCCACCAACCGTCACACACAGACAAGTATACCTTTAACTCTGCTCTGGGATGCTGCCTCCCATCTCTGAGTCACCCCACAGACACTCAGTGCTAGCCCAGGGGAGCATATGGGGCTATGGAGCTCAGAGGGTGACCAGCTTGGCTTCCTAGAAGTGGTGCATGCCTAGAAATCTTCCAGGTAAATAAGGAGGGACCTCCCAGTGCCCAAGATTACTCAGACCAGAGCACCCCCACCTGCTCTAAGGCCTCCTTCGCCTTCTCCAGCTTCTCCAGCACCCTAAGTCTTAACCATTCACACCCCTGCCACCCCCTGACCCTGCTGTCCCTCTGCTCCTGCCACCCCATGTAAGCCCCCTCTCTCACCTTCTGCTTTCTCGTTGCcacactctgcctcccaggtcctcGCCATCTCCCTATCCCGTGACTATGCATGACTCTCTGCCATCAAGCCTCACCTTCCGCCTTTCTCTTCTCACTGTGCCCAGGCTTAGGAGCCAGACAACCTGGGCTTGAATCCTCTCTCCACAAATTCCTTGCCCCATCACCTTAAGGAAACTACTTAACCTCTCttactttgtttctctctttgtgAAATGGGGATAGCTAGCACTTGATGGGGTTGTTACAAAGATTAAATTTGATGATGTATTtaagcatttagcacagtgcccGATACAGGGTGTGTGCTCAATGTATGTcgataattattgttattatttaaaatgtcacctAGTCCCTAGATTTTGATAGTTCTCTGGCAGCTCTCACATATGATCTGCAGCCAGGACCCCTCTTCTGACTCCAGATCATTTGGTGGGGACTCCATGAAGTGGGGCATCTACTCTGGAAGTCTGGTTTTGAAGTTGGTGTGGAAAGTAGCTGCTGTATGATTCGGAGGCCCATTTTATATCCAGCCACTTCCTGGACATCTAATCCCCTGCGTGAGCCAAAGGCACCAAGGGCTTCTCTGCACCCAAAATGGACCTTCATCTCCCCGCAAATCAGCACTGCCCTCCTGACATGCTCATTGCTGCCTGACACTCCCTCAGCTTACAGCGCGGCATCCTTTtcctccctcgctccctccctctttccttccttcctttcctctcaaaAAGCCAATCTGGTAAACATTTGTAAGAGTCAAGGGAACCTGTTAAAAGCACTAATGCAATAATCTGGAGAGAAAAAGTTGAGGCCAGAATAGGAGCAGCGATCATGGGGTGAGGAAGTGGGGCAGGAACAAGAAGGCTGTTTTGGAGTAGAATGGATAGATCTGAGGCGGCCTGCGCAGACAGACCTAGTTCAACACATGGCTGTATCTCCTTCTAGTTGTGTGTCCTTAGGCAAGTTATTCGGtgtctctgagtctcagtgtTTTCATAATGCAGGGTAATGTGCCCTGACAGAAAGGTGGCTGTGAGAATTAGAGGTCATGCTATGAAGCGTGTGGCGGGGAGCAGGTGCTTCAGTGccagtgccattttttttttttaataagagagtGGTGAATGAGGGCAGGGGCAGAGAGCAGGATGATGCCCAGGTAGTCTCCCTGACCTGGGTTTCGGCCCCTTCTGTCTACCCCCACACTGCATGGGAAGAGTGCACCCCCAAACCATGTCTGGCCATGTCACTTCCTCATCTACCATCTTTTGGGACACCCTCATGCCTTTATTGCTTAATCCTTGTGCCCCAAGCTACCCAGGGGCCTGAACTCTGTCCTCCCTGGGCCCTGGCCACTATGGTCATCTGTTGAACTTGGTGTCCCTCAAGCCCAGAGGGTCCCCAGCTTGAAACAAAGATGCAGAAGTGGACTGGATAGGCTGTGTGCCCATGCCTTACCCTGAGTCTCCTGGCAGTGCCCCCCGTGCCCCTGGCTGCACCTCGGCTCCTGACCAAGCAGAGCCGCCAGCTTGTGGTCTCCCCGCTGGTCTCGTTCTCTGGGGATGGACCCATCTCCACTGTCCGCCTGCACTACCGGCCCCAGGACAGTACCATGGACTGGTCGACCATTGTGGGTGAGTAGGGAGAGAGCTGGGGCAGGACAGAGGTGTTGGGTAATAGTGAAGGGATACAGTGAGCAGGAGAGGGAGGGCAAATGGTGCGAGGGGGCTGAAGGGAGCATGGCAGCTTCTAGAAGAGGTGGGGGCTGAATAATGTGTGCTTTACACCCCACGCCCAGTGGACCCCAGTGAGAACGTGACGTTAATGAACCTGAGGCCAAAGACAGGATACAGTGTTCGTGTGCAGCTGAGCCGgccaggggaaggaggagagggggcCTGGGGGCCTCCCACCCTCATGACCACAGACTGTCCTGGTGAGAGGCCAAGAGTCATCCCTTCCTGTCCCCCCAAGGGTTACTTTCCCGTCGACCCCAGGGACCCCTGCCTTTCCCACTGGAGGTTGTTCTTCCTTGTTCACTGGGGATCATTGTCCTGTCCAGCCCCAAGTACCTACTGGACAGTTCTGACCCCTGACCTCTGGCCCCAGAGCCTTTGTTGCAGCCGTGGTTGGAGGGCTGGCATGTGGAAGGCACTGACCGGCTGCGAGTGAGCTGGTCCTTGCCCTTGGTGCCCGGGCCACTGGTGGGCGACGGTTTCCTGCTGCGCCTGTGGGACGGGACACGGGGGCAGGAGCGGCGGGAGAACGTCTCATCCCCCCAGGCCCGCACTGCCCTCCTGACGGGACTCACGCCTGGCACCCACTACCAGCTGGATGTGCAGCTCTACCACTGCACCCTCCTGGGCCCGGCCTCGCCCCCTGCACACGTGCTTCTGCCCCCCAGTGGTATGTGCAAGGCGCAAGGAtagctgggggttgggggaggacgTGGGACACAGGGACACATGAGACCTAGGAGACACGGGAGGCTGTAGGAGATTAATGGACATGGAGAGGACACAGGACACACATAGGGTATTAGGCAGACGTGACCCCAGCGGGGACATGGGACTTGGGGAAGATCCAGGGTACCAGGAGGACACAGATCACCAGGAGCATGTGGGGAGAGCATGGGGAGGTCAGGGTTCATGGCGAGAACCAGGGTCATGGGAGGGCATGAGACTTGCGGAACACAGGGCATGGGCGGATGTGGAGAGGACTTGGGATACAAGAAGTACAAGGAGAAGCAGAAGCTTGAGGGTGAAAGTGGCCTGGGGGAATGGAGAGGAATTCAGtctggtggggaggaggaagttgGCAGGGTGGCCCCTGTGCTTGGACCCACAGAGGAGGGAGCACAGCTAGAGCAGATGTGTCCAGCCCCACAGCTACATAGCCCGGTCCTATCTGAGCCTTGCCTTCCCCCACCATCTCCCCAGGGCCTCCAGCCCCCCGACACCTCCACGCCCAGGCCCTCTCAGACTCCGAGATCCAGCTGACATGGAAGCACCCGGAGGCTCTGCCTGGGCCAATATCCAAGTACGTTGTGGAGGTGCAGGTGGCTGGGGGTGCAGGAGACCCACTGTGGATAGACGTGGACAGGCCTGAGGAGACAAGCACCATCATCCGTGGCCTCAACGCCAGCACGCGCTACCTCTTCCGCATGCGGGCCAGCATTCAGGGGCTCGGGGACTGGAGCAACACAGTAGAAGAGTCCACCCTGGGCAACGGTGAGAGGGCAGGGCCCACAGGACCCCCCG
Protein-coding regions in this window:
- the TIE1 gene encoding tyrosine-protein kinase receptor Tie-1 isoform X3; amino-acid sequence: MVWRVPPFLLPILFLASHVGAAVDLTLLANLRLTDPQRFFLTCVSGEAGAGRGSDAWGPPLLLEKDDRIVRTPPGPPLRLARNGSHQVTLRGFSKPSDLVGVFSCVGGAGARRTRVIYVHNSPGAHLLPDKVTHTVNKGDTAVLSARVHKEKQTDVIWKSNGSYFYTLDWHEAQDGRFLLQLPNVQPPSSGIYSATYLEASPLGSAFFRLIVRGCGAGRWGPGCTKECPGCLHGGVCHDHDGECVCPPGFTGTRCEQACREGRFGQSCQEQCPGISGCRGLTFCLPDPYGCSCGSGWRGSQCQEACAPGHFGADCRLQCQCQNGGTCDRFSGCVCPSGWHGVHCEKSDRIPQILNMASELEFNLETMPRINCAAAGNPFPVRGSIELRKPDGTVLLSTKAIVEPEKTTAEFEVPRLVLADSGFWECRVSTSGGQDSRRFKVNVKVPPVPLAAPRLLTKQSRQLVVSPLVSFSGDGPISTVRLHYRPQDSTMDWSTIVVDPSENVTLMNLRPKTGYSVRVQLSRPGEGGEGAWGPPTLMTTDCPEPLLQPWLEGWHVEGTDRLRVSWSLPLVPGPLVGDGFLLRLWDGTRGQERRENVSSPQARTALLTGLTPGTHYQLDVQLYHCTLLGPASPPAHVLLPPSGPPAPRHLHAQALSDSEIQLTWKHPEALPGPISKYVVEVQVAGGAGDPLWIDVDRPEETSTIIRGLNASTRYLFRMRASIQGLGDWSNTVEESTLGNGLQAEGPVQESRAAEEGLDQQLILAVVGSVSATCLTILAALLTLVCIRRSCLHRRRTFTYQSGSAFLGSGASLCLHTSLADVLSPAVATCQ